TTAAAACCTGACTTGGAGCTTTAAATTTATCCTAAAAAATGCTTTCATTCCTCCTCAACCATAACCCCCTCATAACTGCTGCTGTGACTTctaattcattctcattaagTGACTCCTTTAATTTTTCCCACAGAACCAATAAATCAACTTCATTTGACTTCATTTTCTGCATCTTCTTCAAATATTCTAACCATACATCACATGCTGCTGGGCATTGCCAAATAACATGCATCATTGTCTCCTCCTCCCTTTTATGGATATAACTAAGGGATTACTGGTAATCTTTCTTGCAAATAGATTCCTTTTGGTAGCCAATAGTTCATTTGCAgctttccaaaataaaattttaattttctctgGAGCATTTAACTTCCATAAACTATCTCAGCTCCTTCTCCTCTCATATTGCTTTGAATAACCACCACAGATGGCCTGCTTTCTTTCCTTATCCAGATGATAAGCACTTTTAATAGAAAACAGTCCTTTGTTAGAGGGTTCCCAAATCATTCTGTCCTCCACCCCCATCTTGCTCAGAGGCAAACTGCATATATGGTCTGCTTCCACCTCATTAAAAATGTTCTTGATTAAAGGTTCATTCCAATTCCCTTGCTCATTCATTAGTTCACACACAAAAGCTTCTCTATCTAGTATTTTAACTGGTGACTGCACCATACCAGATGAAGGTAAGGCAAGCCATCTGTACTCCCATATCTTGATCTTCTCCCCATTCCCCACCTTCCATCTCAGACCCTCTTTTAGTAACTTCATAGTATTCCACATACTCCATATATAAGAAGGTATACGTCCCAACTTTGCTGTCAAAACAGACTTTTCCTTGAAGTATTTCTCTTTCATTATCTTTGCAGCCATACGTTTGTCATGTTGAAGTAATCTCCAACTCTATTTGGCCAGGAGAGCCAGATTAAAGCTCTCTAAATCCCTATAACCCAGCCCCCCTAACCCCTTCTGTCTTCCCATTCTTTCCAAGCTACACCATTGCATGCCTTTCCCTGTTTGGTGATTGCCCCACCAAAACTTACCCAACATGACATTGAGATCCTTGCATAATTGTTTTGGGAGTTAGAAAACACTCATAGTATACATGGGCACAGCATGAATGACTGCTTTGATCAACACTTCTTTCCCTACAGTAGACAGGAAGGAGTTCTTCCAATTATTTATCTTCTTCCATACTTTTTCTTTGATGCACCTGAAGGCATTGTACTTAGAACTTCCCACAACTGGAGGTAAACCCAAATAAGACTCATAGGAACCTCTCATGACAACTCCACCACTTTGCatgattttccttttctcttcctccttAGAGTTAGAGGTAAAGAAAACTGCAGTTTTGTCTTTGTTCATAAACTGGCTTGAAGCTTTCTCAAACTGCCAGAGTATACCCCTGATCTTCTCCCATTCCTCAAACTTGGCCCtcccaaataaaatacaatcatctgcaaagagtaGATGGTTAACTCTAGTCCCTCCCCTGGAAACAGTTACACCTTTAGTCTCCCCTATCTGGTATGAGAAGTTTAGCAAGGAACTAAGCCCCTCAGCACACAAAATAAACAGGTAAGGggatagaggatccccttgcctcaacTCTCTCGATGGCATGATCTTTTCTCCTGGCTTCCCATTAACAAGAACTGAGTATGAAACTGAAGACACACATTTCATAACCAACTCGATCCAAAAAGCACAGAACCCCATGTTCTTCATGACAACTTTCAAATAAGGCCACTCAatcctatcataggcttttgacATGTCAATCTTGATGGCCATATGCCCTTCTTTCCCCTTCTTCCTCACTTTCATAGTATGCAACACCTCAAAAGCTACTAGAATATTATCAGTGATTAATCTTCTAGGTATGAAAGCACTTTGATTAAGGGAGATGATATCATTTAGCACTCTTTTTAATCGATTTGCCATCACTTTTGCCATTATTTTGTAGGCCACATTACACAGACTAATAGGTCTGTAGTCACTAGCCATTTTGGGTTCTTTTTTCTTGAGAATAAGGGTAATGTAAGTATAATTTGTAATAGAGGATAAGGAGTTACCATTCAACCAGGCCAAAACTGAGTTGCTGACTTCTTCTCCTACAAGGTGCCAATATTTCTAGTAGAAGCAGGCTCCAAACCCATCGAGCCTAGGTGATTTGTAAGGTGCCATATGTTTAATGGCTACCTCAACCTCATCTCTAGTGAATGCTTTAGATAACTGTTCATTCATTTTGCTAGTAACAGAAGGGTTCAGATTCCTTAAACAATTTTCAATATCCTCACTGCTAGGTTTTGAGGAAGCAAACATCCTCTCAAAATATTCCTTGAAAGTCCCTGCCAATTCTTATTGACTAATATGTCTTATATGCATCTCATCAATTATTTCTTGAATCATGTTGACCTTCCTTCTCTGGTTTGCACAGCAGTGAAAAAACTTGGTGTTTTTATCTCCAAGTTGATACCAATTCACCTTTGCTCTCTGCCTCCACTTCAATTTCTCCTTTGCCATCATGAACCCTAATTCCTTTTGAAGGTCTTTTATAACTGTCGTGTTGTGTCTTCCTTCTTATTCTTGTAACTTTCTCAGTTGAGCAGTCTTTTCTGTTAACAGCTTTTTTTGATCAATAACCATTTGCTTGCTCCACCTAGAAAGGGCTCCTTCTGTCTTAGCCAGCTTGTGTAAGATTTCCATGGTAGGTATCCCATCTTTGTTACCCTCTTTTCAAACTGTTTTAACAAGTTCTTCACAGTTACCATCAAGTGCCCAACTGGCTTCAAATCTAAACAGTTTCTTGTATCTACCTCCTAAGCCTGTTCTCAGACTCTTACTCAACAAGATAGGCCTATGATGAGCACCTGGCCACCAACACCTCCACCCATGCTTTTGGATCGTTGTCCATCCATTTTGAGTTGGCAACAGCCCTATCTAACATTTCTTTAGTAAAAGTTTCATCTTCATACTTGTTGTTCTAGGTGAATTTATCTCATCTCCAACCCAAATCAAACAAACCCCCCTTCTCTAGCACCTTTCTAAATTTGACCATCAGTCTTTCTGGTCTTTGTTTTCCCCAATACTTCTCATCATGAGTTAGGATTTTATTAAAGTCACCTAGCACACACCAGCCTTTATCACTCTGTGGTTTTAAAGAGCTTAAAAGGCTCCATGTTGCTTCTCTTAAACTAGAATCAGGCTGTCCATAGAAGCCTGTTAATAACCATTTTTCTGCACAATCTGGTTCTTTGATCCAAACACTTATATGCCAAACAGAAAAATTTTCCACCTCTACTTCTACCATGTGGTCCCACGTCATCATCAAACCCCTTTTCAACCCTACTGACTCAACTACCATGCATCCCTCAAATTTTAACCTCCTCCTTAGACTTTCAGCTTTTGTCTTTTTCAACTTTGTTTCCATCAAAAACACTACACTAGGCTTCTTTTCCTCCACCATATGGTAGAGATCCTGAACTATCCGaaggttcccaagccctcgacagttccaacttaatgTTTTCATGGGGACAGGTGGAGTTTCATCACAACCTCCACCAATTCAGTTAAATTGCCTCCCTATAGTTCAGTTTCACCACCAACCATCCATTTAgattttttctctactctctcttcctcctccttaTCTACCCCTGATCTCAACGTTCTTTTTTAGGGTGAAAAGGATGTTGTAGAGCCCTCACCTCTCTTCCCAAACTCTCttgctcttcttttccaaacCCCCCTCCTCTTGCTTCTTGTAGCCACTTCAGCCATGTCACTACTCACATCCACCCCACCAGACTCCTCTATACTTTGTTTTTGGGTCCCCTTCTTAACCCCTATACCCTTACATCCTTCAACTTCTCCATACTCAACTTTCTCTCTTGACCTGCTTTCCCCCTCATCCACTACCTCTCCCTTTTTTTTCACTTACTTTCATGTTTGACAATGGAATCTCTTGAGTGACAGGAACACACTCCACTTTAGATTCCACTCCcctatccttttcttttttttgtcccATTCCCCCTTTCTGTATTATCACTCCCTCTCTCACTACAAACTCCTTCTATATaagcattcatttttttctccttaTACCTCCATCCATCACATATTTtgacctgttcctagctcttaACCATACCCCAAACTGAGCCTCTCCTTCCTTCTCCCCCTTACACCCTACCTCATCATGCATAATACATCCACATTTAAAACAGAAGTGAGGTAGTTTCTCATACCTCAAAGGGATCCAGTGACTCCTCCCCTTCAAGTTTATGGTCCTCTCTCTGGCTAGTGGTTTCTGAATGTCTATCTCAATTAGTACCCTTAGATAGAGTCACCATCCACACCCATCATCTCCTGTCTCAACCTCAGTGACTCTCCCAATTGTACCACCCACCATTTCCCCCTTGGATTTGTTCATGCATTTGAGAGGCAACTCAAACATCTGTATCCAGAATCTCTCAGTATTAAATTGCATCTTATGTGGAGGGACACACCCATCATAATCCAGTAGCACGAATAGGTGATCATCGAAAAGCTAGGGTCTACCTTCCATAATTCTCTGCTTGTCTGTTACACCACCAAATTCAACCACGAAGGTGTTTGACCCAACTACATGGAATCTTGTCCTTCTACTAATCCTCCAGATTTTTGCCATCATCGATTCAATCACccctttgtttatttttctctcagtCTAGACCTTCCCTATCAAGCACATCTcttctttgaattttatttcttatggGCCTTCGTCGTCCAACTCAATGTTCAGAGTTTCCTCCTCCATCAACCTTAGCTTCTTCTACCAATTCTCTATTTCATTCATCTTACCACAGCTGTTTCTTGTTCTCTGGTTCACTATCCCTTGAAAACTCCCACAAAATCAAATCCTCGCCGTGTTGACTACCGTAGGCCACCACACTCTACCTCAAGTCTGCAGTGAGAAAAGCAAATCGTTATGTTCTCTCACGCCCCACCACCACAAATTCTGTTAGAATCTTGGTGGACCCACTTCACCTCTTTTTCCTAGAGAGAAAACGAGAGAAGACTTGCACATGTGCCATTAACTCAGTTGGATTTAAGTGCATGTTTATGTATTTTAGGGCGGACTTTCGCACCACAAAGCACGGCCAGACAAAGTTGCCAATGTCTACTCCACCGGGTCTTATGCTCCAAGCTTTCGCTCAAACTTGAGAATTTGAGATGCATTGAACAATGTGaaacaaaatctcatttttttaattgcaaaattTAGGCCACAACTTTAGCGTCATTACCGTATAAAGTTTACGATACGAATCTTACATTTATTAAGTATTTCTTGTTATTTggcttataatatttattgaaaataaatcatattaatatataaaagaaaagatattatttttgggTATTTCAATTGATACTTTAATATACttatttccttttatatatagtatCTTGTGCATTGCTGAGAAGGTCAACCCAGCGAAATATACAGAGAAATGTtagtttcattatttatttgttttcatagataagatgatatgagttgaaaaaaaaataaaaattaaataaaatattattaaaatatatttctcatttaatcattataattttatctaaatttctatttcatctcatctaattcttaaaataatatattttaataatattttatttaatttttaactttaatatcaattcatctttgaaaacaaacgagacagTAATGAATGTAGGGGTAAAGAACAAATCCATAAGCTTAAAAGACATATATGCTTGAGTAATATTAGggacaaattttaaataaataagtctcttacaaatcatttgtaaaaaagtaagttttactaataaataataattttttcataccttttttttatgtagagtcaacttttttataataatttgtatgagttttatctatttaacttttatataaaccaTTTTTCTATATGCTTATATTGTTGTGGGGTTCAACTCCAATCCATTTTCATGCCTATATTCAGTTAGAATTAGtaagtgaaatgaaaatttttagttttagataaaaatttaaaatattattttttaatattattattattttaaaattttaaaaaaattgaattatttattatattttatataaaaattttaaaaaattataataataaaataaaataagagaaaaattttatatttttataaatagccAAATCTTTTGGAGGAAATTTTAAAGAGTTGGTTGACGTGGACTACTTTTCGAGTCAACACCAAACCCAAATGACCCGATACACAAAGTGGGGGTCCTTGCTTTCCCGTCTTTGTTAGAACTTCCTCTCATCCGACGtggatatatttaatataatctttGAGCAGTGCTGCATTTACCAAGCTCGGtggagtaatttttttaattttttatattcttataaatttataacataaaatatattttcttaattattaaataaaaaaatacagaatTTGGGACACATTATCTGAATTTTCTCTCGGTAGGTTTTGTATATCTTTTATAGTATTGTCTAAGAgcatttttaatagattttttattctttattttaaaatatattattaaaaaatattttttttattttatatattaacttttataatagattatatcaatttatctatttttttaatatcatttaaatattatatttttttatattttatatgaaaaaaatacaaagagagatagaaaataaataaaaaaaatatttacatttatacACAATCCCTTCTATATGCAGCGACAATactataaaaaagttgaaaatagaaataaaatctttcGGCCCAAAATCCATTAGAACATTGGCAATAGATTCTTTAtcttcatatgtaaaattacatattttgaagattgattttgaatatgaagaaaaattcttatattggattatgtattttttaatcaaataataataaaataataaagagagaagagagaagaaaaaagagagaaaaagaaagaaaagagagagttgggaggagagaaaaaaaataataaaataatatttaaagaaggaaaataacatatttaaaaataaataatcactattaatagttatttaaaattataaaaatagataagctaaTGTAGGTGATTTGAAAGtaactttatttaaattttagaataaaaatgaaaatgaataaacTATTGTTAGTGCTCTTAATTAAGTtacttttcttcaaattttacataaaaataaattttataaaatttattaagagtgctcttaaaatataaatatcacTTAAGTAATATTATGATAGCTTTAGAGTcagtaaattttttatgtttattttaaaaaatgtagaatttattattaaaaattaattttttgtatgtataattcagattttttcatattatttagaCCACGTGACAATGTTGcccactttaaaattatataaataattttttaaatataaggaagagttatatttataaaattatatttataaattaatctggcttaataaatatattctctttttatttttttatttaaaaaaaattaaaatctatcattaaaaaataaaattttcatgtattattttaaaactgtataaataattttttaaatataaggaaagagttatattttttaaatttataaattaatatggggtggatatataatatatattatctgttcgctttcttttcattttcatcgTCAAAGTAAAGCTGCATAGGAATTAGATTTTACCGAGACAGCGAGAGGGGGAGTCTGAGAGAGGACTGTGTTTGGCTATAATTGTTCCAAGCACTTTCTATTCTTAGTTTGATTTTCGAGtcagtttcctctctctctctctctctctctctctctgaaaccaATTGGACTCAGACCAGTGGAGTTTGAATTAGGGTTTATGGGGGAAGGAAAAGACCACTTTTCAGCTTAAATTTTCTTGGTTTGTCTCGCATTTTTACTCGTGTCATCGCACTTCGTCGGATCTCTTCAATCGTGTCTTCCGATGTAAGTGATTCTATATTCTTTGCCTTCTCAATTCCCTCGCAGCCTAAACTCTCTTCTTCAATTCCAACTGTTTTAACTTTGAGTCTGGTTTGCAAATTTAAACTCCGAAAGTTTTACATGCACGGACCCATTTAGGTATTGGTTTGTGATACGGGTTTTTTTGGGTGTCCATTTGTCATCTATGTTTTGTATTCGTAAGATATGATCTTTTAGGAAAATTTGGGTTAGGGTCAGCGTTTTTTAGGGTTTTGTAGATATGATCAAACAGATATTCGGTAAACTACCTCGAAAACCCTCAAAATCATCCCCTAATGACTCGAACAATGTCAATGATGGAGCGGTCAATGCCCATTCTTCCTTGAACTCGTTTGCTGTATCAAATTCCGTTTATAGCTCGAAAACCACTTCGAAATCTTCGAAAAATGGGACTCCTGCTCCTCACCCATCCAGTATGACTAAATCGAATCAAGGAAAAAAATCGGCTCCAATTGCGGCTGATGCTGCTCCGGTGGTTTATGAGCTTTTGCCAAGTTTTCGAGATGTCTCGGGTTCAGAGAAGCAGTCTCTCTTTATTAGGAAACTGAATATGTGTTGTGTTGTGTTCGATTTCAATGATTCTGCAAAGAACCTTAAAGAGAAGGATGTTAAGAGGCAAACTTTGCTTGAGCTTGTTGATTATGTTACATCAGTAACTTCAAAGTTCAATGAGGTGGCAATGCAAGCAATTACGAAGATGGTTGCTGCCAATTTGTTTCGAACATTTCCATCTCCAAATCAGGATAGCAAGGTCCCAGAAATGTACGACCCAGAAGAGGAGGAACCGACCATGGAACCTGCTTGGCCTCATCTTCAGATTGTGTGCGAATTTTTATTGAGATTTGTGGCGTCACCGGAGACAGATGCCAAGCTTGCTAAAAGATATATTGATCATTCATTTGTGTTGAGATTGCTTGAGTTGTTTGATTCTGAGgatcagagagagagggattaCTTAAAAACAATTCTCCACCGCGTTTATGGTAAGTTCATGGTGCATCGGCCATTCATTAGGAAAGCTATCAATAATATCTTCTATCGGTTCATCTTTGAGACAGAGAAGCACAATGGGATTGCGGAGTTGCTTGAAATATTGGGCAGTATAATTAATGGGTTTGCTTTACCTTTGAAGGAGGAGCACAAGCTGTTCCTTGTCCGTGCTTTGATTCCCCTTCATAAGCCAAAGTGTGTATCTATGTACCACCAGCAACTGTCATATTGCATTACTCAGTTTGTGGAAAAGGATGCCAAGCTGGCTGACACTGTGATTCGAGGTCTTTTAAAGTATTGGCCCATAACTAATAGTTCAAAGGAGGTTATGTTCCTTGGTGAATTGGAGGAAGTTCTTGAAGTCACACAGGGAGCAGAGTTTCAGCGCTGCATGGTCCCTCTATTCCGTCAAATTGGTCGCTGCCTCAACAGTTCGCATTTTCAGGTACCAGCTTTTGACCGTTATTTTGTATACTTCTATCGCACACATAATTTCTATTCTCATTTGTCACCGATAGTTGGGTCCTCATCCTTATtggaaatttaattgttgtCACAATAAGTTGTGACTCTAaagttttctcaaaaaaaaaaaaaaaagttgtgacTCTAAAGTGCCGTTGTGagggttttggattttttgatctttcactattttacCCCCGGTGGGTTATTTGTATTAATGATGTAGGCTTTGATGTTGATTTATATGCTAAGCCGTTGAATTTCAAGATGGATAGTAAAGAGGTTCTTTTGGCATATAATCTATGTTTATGAATTGTTAAAAGGCCTTCATATGTTCTCTGTAGGAATAGAACTAACTTGACCTTTTAATCTTTAATCTAGCACCCGATCTCTGTGAATGTCACAATTCGTTCTCTGATTTTCAGT
The genomic region above belongs to Carya illinoinensis cultivar Pawnee chromosome 4, C.illinoinensisPawnee_v1, whole genome shotgun sequence and contains:
- the LOC122307402 gene encoding serine/threonine protein phosphatase 2A 59 kDa regulatory subunit B' gamma isoform-like translates to MIKQIFGKLPRKPSKSSPNDSNNVNDGAVNAHSSLNSFAVSNSVYSSKTTSKSSKNGTPAPHPSSMTKSNQGKKSAPIAADAAPVVYELLPSFRDVSGSEKQSLFIRKLNMCCVVFDFNDSAKNLKEKDVKRQTLLELVDYVTSVTSKFNEVAMQAITKMVAANLFRTFPSPNQDSKVPEMYDPEEEEPTMEPAWPHLQIVCEFLLRFVASPETDAKLAKRYIDHSFVLRLLELFDSEDQRERDYLKTILHRVYGKFMVHRPFIRKAINNIFYRFIFETEKHNGIAELLEILGSIINGFALPLKEEHKLFLVRALIPLHKPKCVSMYHQQLSYCITQFVEKDAKLADTVIRGLLKYWPITNSSKEVMFLGELEEVLEVTQGAEFQRCMVPLFRQIGRCLNSSHFQVAERALFLWNNDHIRNLITQNRNVILPIIFPSLERNTRSHWNQAVQSLTLNVRKIFSDADEALFHECLAKFEEDEVKERETQEKRESTWKRLEDVAASKAVSNEAVLVSRFISSVDIATTTKPRASASS